A genome region from Paludibacterium sp. B53371 includes the following:
- the sctS gene encoding type III secretion system export apparatus subunit SctS: protein MALSLIIQLARELMWLVLILSLPVILVAALVGMLVSLFQALTQIQDQTVPFLIKLVAASLTLAISYHWMGNVLMRYADHCLSLIGRMR, encoded by the coding sequence ATGGCCCTGTCCCTGATCATTCAGCTGGCACGCGAACTCATGTGGCTGGTGCTGATTCTGTCTCTGCCAGTCATTCTGGTCGCCGCGCTGGTCGGCATGCTGGTCAGCCTGTTTCAGGCACTGACCCAGATTCAGGACCAGACTGTGCCGTTCCTGATCAAGCTGGTGGCGGCCAGCCTGACCCTGGCCATCAGCTACCACTGGATGGGCAATGTTCTGATGCGTTACGCCGATCACTGCCTGTCGCTGATCGGACGCATGAGATGA
- the sctT gene encoding type III secretion system export apparatus subunit SctT, translating into MPPLTALVALTLLAAMRPLGAMLLVPLFAPGMLGGSLIRNTLALMAAFMSLPFFWDVSLPDPGTQPLAYALLLAGELTIGLLLGFAAALPFWALDMAGFVLDTMRGASMASVLNPLLGSQSSALGILFAQLLATVFLVSGGFHALINALLDSYRQLPPGGHWQFGPGFLRLLDTSWQMMYALALRFAMPGVVIMVLIDLGLGLINRTVQQLNVFSLSMPIKSLAVLLMLLLALQYGLQQVDDRFVHFDAPLLQGLLTSP; encoded by the coding sequence ATGCCACCACTGACAGCCCTGGTGGCACTGACCCTGCTGGCTGCCATGCGACCGCTGGGCGCCATGCTGCTGGTGCCACTATTCGCCCCCGGCATGCTGGGGGGCAGCCTGATCCGCAACACCCTGGCCCTGATGGCCGCATTCATGTCGCTGCCCTTTTTTTGGGACGTTTCCTTGCCCGATCCGGGGACGCAGCCCCTGGCTTATGCTCTGCTGCTGGCCGGCGAGCTGACCATTGGGCTGTTGCTGGGGTTTGCGGCAGCGCTGCCGTTCTGGGCCCTCGACATGGCCGGCTTCGTGCTCGACACCATGCGCGGTGCATCCATGGCCAGCGTGCTCAACCCCTTGCTGGGCAGCCAGTCCTCGGCGCTCGGCATCTTGTTCGCCCAGTTGCTGGCCACCGTGTTTCTGGTCAGTGGCGGCTTTCATGCGCTGATCAATGCCTTGCTCGACTCCTATCGGCAGTTGCCGCCGGGGGGCCACTGGCAGTTTGGTCCCGGCTTTCTGCGACTACTCGATACCTCCTGGCAAATGATGTATGCGCTGGCGCTGCGCTTTGCCATGCCGGGCGTGGTCATCATGGTGCTGATCGATCTGGGTCTCGGTCTGATCAACCGCACGGTGCAGCAGCTCAATGTCTTTTCGCTGTCGATGCCGATCAAGAGCCTGGCCGTCCTGTTGATGCTGCTGCTGGCGCTGCAGTACGGCCTGCAACAGGTCGACGACCGGTTTGTCCATTTTGACGCGCCGCTGTTGCAGGGACTGCTCACGTCTCCATGA